The Candidatus Firestonebacteria bacterium RIFOXYD2_FULL_39_29 genome includes a region encoding these proteins:
- a CDS encoding hydrogenase, whose amino-acid sequence MYNIAKSRIQKGVVTEELTLIGEALKSEIQKKFNRSLHIREVDTGSCGACESEIISTTNPLYDIQRFGVDFVASPRHADALLVTGPVTLNMAVALKRTYDAMPTPKFVITAGDCAFDGGPFKGSYYIEGGVSKIIPVDFHVPGCPPKPIDLIKHILLAVKNIKVN is encoded by the coding sequence ATATATAATATCGCAAAATCCAGGATACAAAAAGGTGTTGTAACGGAAGAACTGACTTTGATCGGTGAAGCTCTAAAATCAGAGATACAAAAGAAATTTAACAGGTCGCTTCATATAAGAGAAGTTGATACCGGCTCCTGCGGCGCCTGCGAATCAGAGATAATATCGACAACAAACCCTTTGTATGATATCCAAAGGTTCGGAGTGGATTTTGTTGCCTCCCCAAGGCATGCAGACGCTTTACTTGTTACAGGTCCGGTCACACTAAATATGGCAGTAGCGCTTAAAAGAACTTATGACGCGATGCCGACTCCAAAATTTGTAATTACCGCCGGTGATTGTGCCTTTGACGGCGGTCCTTTTAAAGGTTCTTACTATATAGAAGGCGGGGTAAGCAAAATAATCCCCGTAGATTTTCACGTCCCGGGATGTCCGCCAAAACCAATTGACTTGATCAAGCACATCCTTCTTGCCGTCAAAAATATTAAAGTTAATTAA